The DNA sequence GTGGCATAAAAATTGATGGGCAGAAGACCTCCTACAAGTCAAAACTATCGGACAGTCGACCAGCCAAGGGTGAGACCAATGGgtcaaacaacttttttttatatatgcgTCAGTGACCGAAGACCAAGGCCTGCAAATAACACCGAGGCAGTCATAATCCTGATGCTAAAGGCTTGGCCGAACGTATGTTTAATAGCTATCATGCTTTACTTTCCATGGTATAGGCGACTAGGAGAGAGACGATTGCTGCACACTTTTCACTGGCAGTCGGAATAACAGTCCATTCCTTTAGTTGTTTGTAAAGTGGTATTTGCGTTGAAAGGTTCCCTTTAAAGTGAGGACACTgacctcccatgaaaggacatACTTTGTCAGTTGTGCTTTTGTCCCATTATTTCCACCAAACTACACCTGCCATGACAGCAGGGACACTTGGTTGGCGCAGTGGTCTAGTGGATAAGACCACCATCGGCCTCCTattcggaaggtcgtgagtacacgcaagcacaagaccaaatgcgcacggaaaagatcatgtaatccatgtcagagttcggtggattatagaaacacgaaactacccagcatgcttcatccgaaagcggcatatggctacctaaatggcggggtaaaaacggtcatacacgaaaaaatccactcgtgcaaaaacacgagtgtacgtgagagtttcagcccacgaacgcagaagaaaaagaaaaagaagttaggggctccgctcacatatgtaacttcagcaggaccgacgacgcactgcagcttatcccagcccgctacacgttgcatgaaaggaaaacaggccaagtactcgtcataatccctatcgcggcataaataataggcagtgcgtcgtctgtgccgctgaaactgcgcaggtatattctgcccattaccTGCATATCCGTGTCATCAGTGGTCAGCATGGTAGGTATGAAGTAGGAGCGACCACACGACCCCATGCAGTAGTTGATCTCCACGGGGTCCGTGGTCTGACAGCCGTACGTGTTGTCCACCAGGATCTGGCGACGGATGTGTAGTGCGCACCGCGGCTCGAACGGTAGGCTCTCCCCTGCAAGAATTCAAAAACTCATTCAGGGGTGCTCAAAAACGCTACCAAGTGTGCTCAAACACGCTTTCAAAGATGCTCAAAACGCTACCAAGTGTGCCCAAACACGCTTTCAAAGATGCTCAAAACGCTACCAAGTGTGCTCAAACACGCTTTCAAAGATGCTCAAAACGCTACCAAGTGTGCTCAAACACGCTTTCAAAGATGCTCAAAACACTACCAAGTGTGCTCAAACACGCTTTCAAAGATGCTCAAAACGCTACCAAGTGTACGTGCTCAAACACGCTTTCAAAGATGCTCAAAACGCTACCAAGTGTGCTCAAACACGCTTTCAAAGATGCTCAAAACGCTACCAAGTGTGCTCAAACACGCTTTCAAAGATGCTCAAAAACGCTCTGTTTATTCTTTAAGCGTAGTAGATTTGTCCCTCTCTAAAGCGAGGGCCAGATGTGCACAAAAAGCAAACTAATCAGTAATGCTgattctattaccctcgttaaataaagaattgtcattgaaATGTTAAGGGTTCCCCTAAAACGCTTTCGAGGTCGCTGCTGTCAATATGCTAGTGTGTATGGGCGCATCATTaccgttttttttcttctgaacaGTGTCCATGCATGCTGCCCTGTACTATAATTATTCTGtgcaactttgtgcagactctccttggtggccaaaccccccccccccccccccccccccccgtgtgcacgcatgcgcacgataaagaacccaagttcacagcgaaagtctcagggcttggacaCACGAAAAtatgcatgcaggaaaaagaagacacaaaaattgggtagcgccgtatactgtatggcagctcgctttccccagggagaaagcagcccgaatttcaaTGAGGGTAACCCCACAGGACGATATAAAATCGTATCCTtcttatcttatccttatcctaacATGTCACTAACCTTCCTCTATGACGGTGAGTGTTGCGGAGAGTCGCAGGTTGGACAGGTCGTTGCCGATGTAACAGGTGTACTCGCCGGCATCAGCCTTGCTGACGTTGTGCACCACCAGCACCTCGGCCAGCGTGTTGTTCTCCATCTGTTAACATAGCAACATTATGAAGATACCTTGCAACACTTTGTGTGGGACTGTATTAAAGTACAACACTTTTGGAATGATCTTATATatattcaggctgcggacaggccacaaccgaatgaaccaccaccttttaataataataataataataatacgaatatttataacgcgcttttcaccaagttcagaattggccagtcggaccagtgcccttgtcaaacaggcagcatgacaacggaacacctgctgcagacttgcccactacacgatggcctcaggagccagatctgggcggaggcgaccacggtgcaagggaagctctatggcagtctggacgacctacagcgcacggcaacatttgcgcggagaaccggcgtttccatctgagtgatcgacaagaagaagaagaagaatgatctTTTGCAATGGTTGATGCAACATTTTTTACATTGTGCACAAATTGTGTTTTCAAAGATATGGATTTGGATATGCACAGTATGTATAAACCGAAACAgtctttgatttgattttttttttcaaaaatgttttaTCCAGGCAACTTTACATTTTGTCATACAATGCACAGAAGTTACATATTTGCAAAATTGATATGACTGACAAAGACATATTCAATACAACAGGCAAGCAGTAATgacaaatctttctttctttctttatttggtgtttaacttcgttttcaaccattAGTAATGACAAATAATGTTCCACAAGGGTGAAGTATGAAGCCCACTTCAGCACACATTTTCCATCATTCATTTCTGTAAAGTGGATGTTTTATCAATCTTGTATGTGAGGCCAGTTCCATTAAGAACATGTTCAATGTTGGCTTTACTTTATTTATTCTACATTTGTATAACAAAAATTTGTCTGCAACAAAATACAATCAAAACCTTTCATCAGTTTTTGTTATGCTTTTTTGTCCAAAAGTATAAGTGTGGGGCTCAAGCCTGCTGCAGTTCAAACAATTATCTTTCATTTCCcaattacgcgaaatcggcagcgttttgccgaaaatgcgtaaaAGCGTCTAAAATTTGACCATTTTGCAAAAGCGTCAGCCAGTCAGTTACTTTCTGtttcaccagaacattgcattaacattgctttacctccctactTTGGTTTGTAtggtctgtgttggtctgtgtcgagcataactctggaaatgcacgaaaactactCGTTTTGACATACCTTATCGATTATTGCGATATGTATCCATTCGTGTATCTAGCTATCTAAGTATGATGATATCCCAGGTATTTGAGACCTTTAAACCCAAAAAGAGGgtgccgatttcgcaaaatgggcaaattttagaagactttacgcgttttcggcaaaacgctgccgatttcgcgtaatgggcagcgttttgccgattacgcgaaatgggcaaaaatgttgcagATTCCCCGAATtgggcaattccgtgaattcggcacgacataatTATGCATTCCGTCAAACTAGGGAGGGCGCTGGGAAGCGCTGATTCTGCTACAGTGGAAGCCCCATTTGAGATTTCCTCCCTTTAAAAACCTTAGTTTTTTGGATGTCCTattcatatcctctgtaaatgtacccccattttcagactccctcctttttacatttagtcaagttttgactaaatgttttaacatcgagggggaatcgagacgagggtcgtggtgtatgtgtgtgtgtgtgtgtgtgcgtgtgcgtgtgtgtgtgtgtgtctgtgtgtgtctgtgtgtgtctgtgtgtctgtgtgtgtctgtgtgtgtctgtgtgtgtgtgtagagcgattcagactaaactacttgaccgatctttatgacatttgacatgagagttcctgggaatgatatccccgtactttttttttattttttcgataaatacctttgatgacgtcatatccggctttttgtaaaagttgaggcggcactgtcacaccctcattttttaatcaaattgattgaaattttggccaagcaatcatcgacgaaggccggactttggtattgcatttcagcttggtggctcaaaaaataattaatgaatttggtcattaaaattcggaaacttgtcattaaattattctttttaaacgatccaaaaacaattccatcttattcttcgtcattttctgattccaaaaacatatacatatgttatatttggattacaaacaagctctaaaaattaaaaattattattaaaattaattgtccgaaatcgatgttagaaacaatttcatcttattccttgtcagtccctgattccaaaaacatatagatatgatatgtttggattaaaaacaaactcaatacgctaaaaagaatagagatacagaaaagcgtgttatcctgctcagcgcgaccattaccgcactattctggcttgtcgatttcactgcctttgccacgagcggtggactgacgaaactacgagtatgcggtcttggtgaaaaaatgcagtgcgttcagtttcattctgtgagttcgacagcttgactaaatgttgttatttcgccttacgcgacttgttaaaacctgattttctcagatatttagAGGTAATACAAGGAGGGAGATACACGCTGCCACGCTGCCTTTGGCGAAAATGTGTTCTTCTGCAACAAAAGCCAAGCACAGTCCTGCTTTACGGGACTTATTGTGTAGTACATCGCCTACCTGTACGATTTGCACCACGAGCTTGTCGGCCGTTTTCTTGGACCAGTGAACAAGGGGCGCGGGCCAGGTGTTGGAACGACACATGAACACCACGGTGTCTCCCACGTGCGCCGTTTGGTTCTGGGGCCTCTCCACGATGTTGATCTCCGAGATCGGCTGATTCTCTGCACATTCAAAACCACATCAGCTTTCATTTTAAATTAAAACATACCCAAGAATGGTAGATTATTAGAACgtttgattattgacaaaacaaaacgttatttATCTCAAAGCTGGGATGATTGCTCTACAACAAATAGAGCCATTCCTGATTACACAATATGGCAAGCAAAAGAAATGTCCCACAGTTTGCTGCCTcattcccctccccccccccccaccccccagtcCCCCCTGCTCGTGCTCATTGCCAAGACATGAATAACGACCACTATTTTTGTGAGGCTTTTATGCATGTGCAGCCTAACTAAATGTTGGATCACAAACACGTAAAATACAGAGTTACTGTGGATTTCATTCGAGCTCCCtagccacacacacatacacacacacgcacgtacgcacgcacgcacacacgcacacacacacacacacacacacacacacgcacgcacgcgcagacacacacacacacacactcaccccacccccctcacacactcacactcaccccccctcccacacacacactacttaCTAACCTAAAACACGGAGTGTGAATGTCCACTCCAGCTGACCAACGGAGTTCTCAATGAGACAGGTGTAGTTACCGTTGTCTCCAGGTGTAACTTTGTCCACCTGCAGTTTCCACTTGCTTTTGTTGTACTGAAGAGTTAAATAAATACACATAAAGCTTTGATCTTCGACACGTTCAGGAGTATAGACAACAAGGCAGATGACTGCATTAATTCGTTtatagcttgttgttgatcctaaACATGCTTATTATATATTGTATGTATCCATACATTGTTGAATAAAGCCCTGTTTTAATCAATTTGCGGGTTGGCCACCgaagtcatacatttttatgtGGCCTTGACTACAGAAcacgattttttttaacaataattATATGCATGTATAGAAAAGTCCAGAATGACCATATGTGGTCATTTCTGTTTGGAAAATTTGATTAATATAATCTACTTGACTTTTCTTCCATGCATCAAAAATTGAACGGAAAGGTATGGTAACCTGAGGCTTCTAGTTCTGAAACGTTTAGAAATCTTTAAGGACGTTAACCTTTACTTGGCAGATACATTCTAAATTGTTTTCAAGTGGATGAAACAAGGTTTAaatatggtgttttttttcttattaAAAATACTAAATCTTTCTTGAATAGAGTCGACAAAGTAGATGACACCTGCTTTATCTTAATAACTTTATCGGTGACTAAGATAATTATAGGAGCCCTTTTACTCTTTTACATTTGACAAAAGATGTTGATCAGAATTAGGACACACACtcacttttttatttttcttcactCTGATTGGTTCTCCGTCCTTAATCCATTTGACCTTGGGCCGAGGTCGTCCACTGGCCTTGCACTTGAACACGGCCTCTGACCCTTCGCGTTGAATAAGCAGCGTGTCCTTGGGAGCTTGTTTCCTCCATTTAGGAGACTGCTGAGACACTAAGTGATCGTAGCACGAACATTAAAGACATCTTCTGGGCATTACAGCCCAAAGAATGACAAGAAAATAAGGGGGAAACGAataacaaagagaaagaaaaaagtgagAAACAAACGCACTAGTTTGACCCGAACTCTTTTAATGAGTACACACGTGTGGTTCGAACTATATTGTTATTTAATGAGTGGTCTATTTTACGTGTGTAGGATAAATATAATTGTCCTTAATACGTGAAGAAAACCACCCATGTGATAAATAAACCATCTCTTCacatgtgtgtatatcatgtaaattaggTCGGATCAAACTGGCAGGGACCCAATGTTCCACTGCTCGTGATGacaaagtcaccaagacaaacttcattctcgaAACACTTTTTGCGTTTCTGGTTTCCTCTGGAAGAATGTTTCAAACAGGTTAAGACGTGACGCTATGAATTCTATCGTGGAGTCATTTTGCTTTTGACCTCAGAGCtttcacgaggctttggaagtgCTTTATTCGCTTGCAtttcaatatttttaaaaacccacttgtgtatagctggtatcacacagcaagtgATGTAGTAAGCTATTCTCTATATTCAAATATGTATCATGTAGAATGAATAATATATATTTTGCGGGCTTGTTGCCTCCGattattacaaacaaaactaactaactaactaatcaattaactaactaactaacttaggGTCAACCCTAACTCACTAACTAACTACCtacctaactaactaactaacgaactaactaactaactaactaataaacaaaattatttaCTAACTAAATTAAATGATTTACAACAAAATGTACGAAagtcgacaaaagacagtccTACCTACTTTTGGCTTCCGTTCAACCCGGACAATGTCGTCTGGTCCTTCGTCAAGAGTCCTAGAAGTGCTCTCCCCTAGCCTCAGGGCCTCTTTTCTCTCGCATTTTTTCTGGTTCTTTCGTTTGCGGCATTTTTTGCGGGGTTCCACTGGAATGGCGAATAGCAGCAAGCAGAGCAGCAAAGGGAGGGTACGGGTCGGAAGTCTCATAATGCTGGCGAGAGTTTTTGAGCGCTCAGTTATCTCGTCATTAGTGTCAAATTTGGGGGTTTCCGCTCAGGAAATTTCAGGAAAGCTCGATTCTGGAAGAAAACAAGCAAGAACAGTTTTTCAGGGGAGCTTGATTCtggaagaaaacaaacaagaacagtGCATGAAtgtctttttgtgttttgtttgttttcttcatgTTTCTCTGACGTAGATGTAGGAGAAAGGCTAGAGTTGGGtgggtgtttttatatttagtcaagttttgactaaatattttaacatcgagggggaatcgaaacgagggtatggtgtatgtgcgtgtgtctgtgtgtgtgtctgtgtgtgtgtctgtgtgtctgtgtgtgtgtgtagagcgattcagactaaactactggaccgatctttatgaaatttgacatgagagttcctgggtatgaaatccccgaacgtttttttcatttttttgataaatgtctttgatgacgtcatatccggcttttcgtgaaagttgaggcggcactgtcacgccctcatttttcaaccaaattggttgaaattttggtcaagtaatcttcgacgaagcccggggttcggtattgcatttcagcttggtggcttaaaaattaatttatgactttggtcattaaaaatcggaaaattgtaaaaaaaaataaaaatttataaaacgatccaaatttacgtttatcttattctccatcatttgctgattccaaaaacatataaatatgttatattcggattaaaaacaagctctgaaaattaaatatataaaaattattatcaaaatttttttttcgaaatcaatttaaaaacactttcatcttattccttgtcggttcctgattccaaaaacatatagatatgatatgtttggattaaaaacacgctcagaaagttaaaacaaagagaggtacagaaaagcgtgctatccttcttagcgcaactactaccccgctcttcttgtcaatttcactgcctttgccatgagcggtggactgacgatgctacgagtatacggtcttgctgaaaaagggcagctacttgactaaatattgtattttcgccttacgcgacttgttttttttttttgtgggtttttttttttttttggggggggggggataaggattatgggaagggggagggggagaagaCAAAATAAAGGATGATGGCAATGGAGAGAGAggaatgagacgaaaaaccgaggtcccttcgttgtacactacattggggtgtgcacgttaaagatcccacgattgacaaaagggtctttctgGGCAatattgtataggcatagataaaaatgtccaccaaaatacccgtgtgacttggaataataggccgtgaaaagtaggatatgcgccgaaatggctgcgatctgctggccgatgtgaatgcgtgatgtattgtgtaaaaaaaatccatctcacacggcatacataaatccctgcgccttgaatatgtgcgcgatataaattgcataaaaacaaaattaaaaaataaaatccctgcgcttacaactgtacccacggaatacgcgcgatataagcctcatattgattgatatactCTATTTCATAATAACAATAATCGTTTTGAGCCTTCTGCTGAAAGGCTGTGTAAAACGAGTTACGCTAAAATTCCATGACGACGTCAGAATATCATTCGACACGGctctttgttttgttgtattAACATCTCTTTGTTGTCTTGCTTAACACGAATACACACCCTTGACCACCCAACCCCCCTCCCTCGCACCCTACCCACCTTAACCCCCCCCTCATAAGCTACATGCATAAGTAGGTTTGCGTCTGTTCGTCATGCAGGAAaggataccggcacggttggcctagtggtaaggcgtccgccccgtgatcgggaggtcgtgtggttcgaaccccggccgggtcatacctaagactttaaaattggcaatctagtggctgctccgcctggcgtctggcattatgtgggtagtgctaggactggttggtccggtgtcagaataatgtgactgggtgagacatgaagcctgtgctgcgacttctgtcttgtgtgtggcgcacgttatatatgtcaaagcagcaccgccctgatatggcccttcgtggtcggctgggcgttaagcaaacaaacaaacaaacaagcagtaAAGGATTTATTCGCTGAACTATAAGAATTCATATCTAAAGAAAAATACATGTATAGTTTCAAGCCACGGTGCTTTTAGAGATCATGACCTTGATTACAGGGCGCCCCCAAAGCAGAAgctcgtgagttcgaatcctggtcgcgcctggtgggttaagggtggagattttcctatctcccaggtcaacttattaTGTGCAGATCTACTAGTGCCTTAATTTCCCCCCTCctaatgcgcacggaaaagattctgtTGTCCATGttagagtttggtgggttatagaaccacgaaaataccccgcatgcttcccatgaaagcggcgtatggctgcttgaatggcggggtgaaaacggtcatacacgtaaaaacccactcatgcgaaaacatgagtgaacgtgggagtttcagtccattcacaaagaagaagaagaagacgtagAAAAACacgaacaacaagaacaacaagaacaacaagaaccacaagaacaagaagaagaagaagaagaagaagagggacGGGGTATGACAACCAACACAAAACAATAGCACCCTTGTATTGGCAGAGAACTCATAACCACAAAGAATATCAGCGGGACAACACACGTTTCGCAACTCTCCGACCGGTTGCCACAATTAGCTCATTGTTCGCGGAGCTTACAAAACACACTGGAGTAGAacactaacaagtcgcgtaaggcgaaaatacaacatttagtcaagctgtcgaactcacagaatgaaactgaacgcaatgcaatttttcagcaaaaccgtatagtcgtagcatcgtcagtccacctctcgtggcaaaggcagtgaaattgacaagaagtgccgggtagtagttgcgctgagcaggatagcacgcttttctgtacctctcttcgttttaactttctgagcgtgtttttaatccaaacatatcatatctatatgtttttggaatcaggaaccgacaaggaataagatgaaagtgtttttaaattgatttcgaaaatttacttttgatcataatttatatatttttaattttcagagcttgtttttaatccaaatataacatatttatatgattttggaatcagaaaatgatgaagaataaaatgaacgtaaatttggatcgttttataaaaactttttttttaacaattttcagatttttaatgaccaaagtcatacatttatttttaagccaccaagctgaaatgcaataccgaagtccggccttcgtcgaagattgcttggccaaaatttcaatcaatttgattgaaaaatgagggtgtgacagtgccgcatcaacttttagaaaaagccggatatgacgtcataaaagaaatttatcgaaaaaaatatccggggatatcattctcatgaactctcatgtaaaatttcataaagatcggttcagtagtttggtctcaatcgctctacacacatacacacgcaccgacacacacacacacacacacacacacacacacacacacacatacagagacacacacacacacacacacacacacacacacacacacacacacacacacacacacacaccacgaccctcgtctcgattccccctctatgttaaaacatttaccttgactaaatgtaaaaaggacctCTTCAACACAATGCACGACAGAAGAGAAGAAAGGCTTGGATGCGGAAAGAATTGTTCggcggtacagtggaacccctccctCGCCCTTTTTTTTTTGAAGACCTCGAAAACTCGGAGGAAAATCATAGTTTAAGAGGgacggagtcttaaaatgggggttcatTTTCAAACAGTACAGCAGAAAATGTGATGAACTAGGGGGTATTAAAAGGGGTTGGTTTTTAAACGTAGGTCTTCAAAGGAGAGAACAAAACGGTTCACTTTTGACCACATCCCTACTAAAAGCCTAGCCTTTGTACGGCCGGCCGTCAACATTGATCACCaacgaagaacaagaacaagagcaagaacaagaagaacaagaagaaatagtagaagaagaagaacaaatacaagaagaagaataacaaaaagaacaacaagaacaagaacaacaaaaacaagaacaagaagaacaaaaacaagaagaagaacagtaacaagaacaagaactacaacaacaacaacaacaacaacaacaaaaacaacaacaacaacaacaagcagaaCGAGAACAAGAACTagtagaagaacaagaagaagaaaaagaacaaaaacaagaagaacaagaacaagaaggaattgtagaacaagaacaaggataagaagaaaaacaagaacaagaagtagaagaacacgaacaagaacagaacaagaacaagatctAGCAGAAGAACTagcagaagaacaagaacaataagaAGAATTAGAGGGTTCTAAAGTATACAGCACAGAACACTGACAAGGTATTTGTTTTGGCACGTGCGCTGTGCAAATAGGCGGAAACTGGCTGTCAATAACCATGCAGCAACATGTGTGGAGGCGATTACcttcccccctttctctctcgctgCGTAGGTATTTAAAAACGACTTATGTGCTACCCGGAATGCGGGAATAACAGTGGAGGGATTGTTTCGCCTTAGGAAGAAGATGATggggaatggggaggggggggtggtggggtggtgtCAGTGTGGGTAGAACGTGAAATTGAAGAGTGAATAAAGAATAGAAACTCGAGACTGCAggagagaagaacaagaacaagattacaATGAAAATGTATACTCAGCAGAAAAACGAACGATATGTATACTCACCAGAAAAACGAACGATATGTATACTCAGCAGAAAAACGAACGATatgtgtaaggccaaaaaaaaaaataggtgtggttacggtaacatagccaaaaaaaatagggtaggtaggtaggcaatcacttttttttttaacttttttttctaatgtgtacaaattaaacctacctgacagggaaataagtgtgcgactcgagcgctttcgctttcattgcgttttttgcactcggttttttttttttttttttttgacaaatgtaataaaaagttataggatcggcccctaaaaatagggtaggtcgggttaccgtaaccacacctattttttttttaggcctcacCAGAAAAACGAACGATATTTATAACAATATACAGTATCGTATTTTaattgttcgtgtttctggtgagtacattgtcATTGCTATCTTGTTTTTGAATGAatgaaggtttgtttgtttgtttgtttgtttgtttgcttgcttaacgcccagccgaccacgaagggccatatcagggcggtgctgctttgacatttaacgtgcgccacacacaagacagaagtcgcagcacaggcttcatgtctcacccagtcacatcattctgacaccggaccaaccagtcctagcactaaccccattgtgccagacgccaggcggagcagccactagattgccaattttaaagtctcaggtatgacccggccggggttcgaacccacggggcggacgccttaccactaggccaaccgtgccggtcatgaATGAAGGTAAGAGATGTgactacaacaaaaacataaGAGCAAGGACTGATGTTGCTATGATTTGTACATTGTATCATTTGGCAATTTTGCCAAAATGGCCACGCGGGAAGTGTGAGCAATTTTTGGAAGTTTAAAGCACTCATTAACGCTAGCTTTCTCGCATGGGAAAAAAAAGTTTGGCAGGCCAAATTTTCGGCAAGTTGAAACAAGTCTCGTCGTTTCGCCCGCGATTGCCGACGCCAAACGACACCACTCCTTGAAAAGATAAGCTTTTCTCGTTTGACCCCCATcctcttaaaggtactgaacttgtcaaatccaggtgcacggagcccctggggcttttagtcatacctcatgaggcagctatccgttagaagaactaccaagtttcattgacttgcacccaaaaagtcaagaactgcgatttttttacgactGAATTAagttcgtactcggacccggctggtcttggcctatttttggatctaaatttagatcaggtagatcaccacatg is a window from the Littorina saxatilis isolate snail1 linkage group LG10, US_GU_Lsax_2.0, whole genome shotgun sequence genome containing:
- the LOC138978727 gene encoding fibroblast growth factor receptor 4-like isoform X4; this encodes MSQQSPKWRKQAPKDTLLIQREGSEAVFKCKASGRPRPKVKWIKDGEPIRVKKNKKYNKSKWKLQVDKVTPGDNGNYTCLIENSVGQLEWTFTLRVLENQPISEINIVERPQNQTAHVGDTVVFMCRSNTWPAPLVHWSKKTADKLVVQIVQMENNTLAEVLVVHNVSKADAGEYTCYIGNDLSNLRLSATLTVIEEGESLPFEPRCALHIRRQILVDNTYGCQTTDPVEINYCMGSCGRSYFIPTMLTTDDTDMQANHLNQTCQCCMGVVSGIRIVPLKCPFGDARRGFFTLLSDCRCQSCSMEKSFLRGQTEDTVTLAP
- the LOC138978727 gene encoding fibroblast growth factor receptor 4-like isoform X2, with protein sequence MRLPTRTLPLLLCLLLFAIPVEPRKKCRKRKNQKKCERKEALRLGESTSRTLDEGPDDIVRVERKPKQSPKWRKQAPKDTLLIQREGSEAVFKCKASGRPRPKVKWIKDGEPIRVKKNKKYNKSKWKLQVDKVTPGDNGNYTCLIENSVGQLEWTFTLRVLENQPISEINIVERPQNQTAHVGDTVVFMCRSNTWPAPLVHWSKKTADKLVVQIVQMENNTLAEVLVVHNVSKADAGEYTCYIGNDLSNLRLSATLTVIEEGESLPFEPRCALHIRRQILVDNTYGCQTTDPVEINYCMGSCGRSYFIPTMLTTDDTDMQANHLNQTCQCCMGVVSGIRIVPLKCPFGDARRGFFTLLSDCRCQSCSMEKSFLRGQTEDTVTLAP
- the LOC138978727 gene encoding fibroblast growth factor receptor 1-like isoform X3 — its product is MRLPTRTLPLLLCLLLFAIPVEPRKKCRKRKNQKKCERKEALRLGESTSRTLDEGPDDIVRVERKPKSPKWRKQAPKDTLLIQREGSEAVFKCKASGRPRPKVKWIKDGEPIRVKKNKKYNKSKWKLQVDKVTPGDNGNYTCLIENSVGQLEWTFTLRVLENQPISEINIVERPQNQTAHVGDTVVFMCRSNTWPAPLVHWSKKTADKLVVQIVQMENNTLAEVLVVHNVSKADAGEYTCYIGNDLSNLRLSATLTVIEEGESLPFEPRCALHIRRQILVDNTYGCQTTDPVEINYCMGSCGRSYFIPTMLTTDDTDMQANHLNQTCQCCMGVVSGIRIVPLKCPFGDARRGFFTLLSDCRCQSCSMEKSFLRGQTEDTVTLAP
- the LOC138978727 gene encoding fibroblast growth factor receptor 3-like isoform X1, with protein sequence MRLPTRTLPLLLCLLLFAIPVEPRKKCRKRKNQKKCERKEALRLGESTSRTLDEGPDDIVRVERKPKVVSQQSPKWRKQAPKDTLLIQREGSEAVFKCKASGRPRPKVKWIKDGEPIRVKKNKKYNKSKWKLQVDKVTPGDNGNYTCLIENSVGQLEWTFTLRVLENQPISEINIVERPQNQTAHVGDTVVFMCRSNTWPAPLVHWSKKTADKLVVQIVQMENNTLAEVLVVHNVSKADAGEYTCYIGNDLSNLRLSATLTVIEEGESLPFEPRCALHIRRQILVDNTYGCQTTDPVEINYCMGSCGRSYFIPTMLTTDDTDMQANHLNQTCQCCMGVVSGIRIVPLKCPFGDARRGFFTLLSDCRCQSCSMEKSFLRGQTEDTVTLAP